One window of Myxococcus virescens genomic DNA carries:
- a CDS encoding DUF6900 domain-containing protein gives MTPRKPRPTNSAKPARAPEETLERIARETLNIETLKTRSSDSLDLHDVAVWRLKGALEAAYQAGLSAATSASSK, from the coding sequence ATGACACCCCGCAAGCCACGCCCTACCAACTCTGCGAAGCCCGCCCGGGCACCCGAAGAAACCCTCGAGCGCATTGCACGCGAGACGCTGAACATTGAAACCCTGAAGACACGCAGCAGCGACAGCCTCGACCTTCACGATGTGGCGGTGTGGCGCCTGAAGGGCGCCCTCGAAGCGGCCTATCAGGCCGGCCTGAGCGCCGCCACCAGCGCCAGCAGCAAGTAG